ACCATTTTTTCAGATTAGAAATGGTTCTTCCCATATATCAACAATTTTCACTATTTATCCCGCTATTCGCGGGCAGTAAGACCCCCACCTCAAGATTCAGAGAGAAACGAGGAAGATAGGTGGGAGATTAACTGACCGTAAAATCCCAATTGGTGAGGGATGATAATCAGTATGGGATGAAGAACCCCCCACTAATTAAAGTTTCACTTTATCATTAAAAATACCTGTCAGTAAAGACGTACTTTCATAAGGCGAATCTGCTAAACTAATTGCAGAAATAACAGAAACGCCATCAGCCCCTGCCTCTATAACAGAAGCAGCATTTTTAACTGTAATTCCTCCAATACCAACAATCGGAACTGTAATCCCTGCCTCTCTAAAATGACGCAACCCTTTCGTTCCTTGCACCGCTTTTGTATCTTTCTTCGTACTCGTCGGAAAAATAGGTCCTACTCCTAAATAATCCGCCCCATTTGCAATGGCAAAGCGTGCTTCTTCTATCGTATGGGCAGATACCCCAACAATTTTATCTCCCATTTTTTCACGAACGAATGTAATTCCTTCATCATCTTGTCCAACATGAATACCATCTGCATCTAATTCAATTGCTAAGTCTACATCATCATTCACAATAAATGGAACATTATATTCTTTACAAAGTGCTTGTAACTGCTTTGCAAAATGGACTCGTTCTTTTCCAGTTAAAGCTCCTTCACCCTTTTCACGAAATTGAAAAAGGGTCACTCCACCATCTAGCGCTTCTTTCATTACTCGTAATGGATCCTTTTGGCAATTGTTACTACCCATAATAAAATACACTTGCAATAATTTGGACATTTGCTGTTGATTAATGCGCGCCATTTCCCTCATCCTTTCTTACTGCACTTCTTGGATATTTCCATATTGTTCAATATCATCCACAGTAATGTTTGCTAGCTGATTCAAAAATTCGATTTGGAAACTGCCCGGTCCTAGCTCCACGGTTTTTGCAGCAGCGATTTCTGCTGCTACCCCATAAAACGTTAATGCAGCAACTGCTGCTTTCACATAATCTTTTTCAACCGCTGCAAATGCTCCCATTACAGAAGTTAACAAACATCCCGTCCCTGTAACTTTCGTTAAGATTGGATGGCCGTTACGAATGATAAAAGTTCGCTCACCATTTGTTACAACATCTTCTTTTCCGGTAATAACCGCGACTGTATCTAGTTCATCTGCTGCTTGTTTCGCAATTCCTACAACATCTCCATTTCCAGCACCAACATCAACACCTTTAATTTCCCATTTTTCATTGATAACATTAGCAATTTCCGCTGCATTCCCGCGAATCATTGCTAATTTCACTTCACTTGGAATATGTCTTGCTACTTCAGTTCGGTAAGAAGTAGCTCCAGCACCAACTGGATCAAATAATATTGGTACATGATGTGTATTCGCAGACTTTCCAGCAATTAGCATTGCTTCTACTTCTTCAGGGCGAAGCGTACCCATATTTAAAACAAGTGCTCCTGCAATGCTAGCCATTTCAGCCACTTCTTCTTTTGCATACGCCATAACTGGTGATGCTCCTACTGCAAGTAAACCATTGGCCGTAAAATTTGTCACAACAACATTTGTAATATTATGCACAAGTGGATTAGACTCTCTTACTACTTCCACTACTTTTGCAATTTCTTTTATATTCATTCTTTTCATCTCCTAATTTAGTAATGGGAGATACACAAAAAGACACTTCGCGTATGCAAAGTGCCTGAATATGTGCTTTTACACTCTCCCTACGCTGGCATTATCCAACAGGTTCAAATGGTCAACGACAGATTAGCCGTACTCTCAGTTTGCTTCCGCAAACTCCCATGTGTTTTCTTATTCATCTAATTCAGAGTCTACTCTTATTCTCTTAAAATAACAAGTTACAAGTTTTTGTCATCTTAATATGTAAGTACAAATTGAAAAAACGATAAAAACCCTTTTTTTAGGTGGGAGAGACCATCCGGCCATGCATAGAAGCGGTCAGGTCCTCTTTTAGCCCCATGCCAAGTTCAAACAAAATGAGAGCGGGTCACTTTTTGTTCTTCGGAGCAGCGACTTATATATTGAAAAATCAAAATGGATTTATATATATAAAATAGTGATAGGACATTAAAATCCCTACCACTATCTTTCATATTATTTTAAGCCTTTAGATACTTCTTTCACCATTTCTGATACAGACTCAAGTCCGCCACCAGATAGGTACCAGTAGTTTGCATCTAAATAGATTACATTGTTATTTTTCGCAGCATTTGTTTTGTTAACAAGTTCATTTTCAACTACTTGTTTCGCAGAAGATTTACCACCAGTAACAACACCGCTATCGATTACGAATAAGTAATCAGGGTTCTTTTCGAGAATATATTCAAATGACACGTTATTACCATGAGTAGATGCTTGAATCTCTTTATCCGCAGGAATTACTCCAAACACATCGTGGATAATACCAAAACGAGATTCCGGACCATACGCACTTACTTTACCGTCATTTGCTTTAATAACTAAACCTTTTTTGTCACTTTTCGTAGCTTTTTCATTTAATGCTTTTACATCCTTTTCAACTGCTGCAATTTCTTTTTTCGCTTTATCTTCTTTTCCAAAGATTTTTGCTAACATTTCTGTGTTGTCTTTAAATGATTTCATATAATCTTTAGTATCTTGTTCTACATAAATTGTTGGAGCAATTTTTGAGAATTCTTTATATGAATCAGCTTGTCTTGCAGAAATAATAATTAAATCTGGTGCAATTTCGTTAATTTTTTCAAAATCTGGCTCTTTTAAACCACCAACGTTTGTATACTTTTTATCTTTATATTTAGAAAGGTACTCTGGTGTATTCTTTTGTGGTACACCAGTTACTTCAACACCTAATTTATCTAATGTATCTAAGGAACCAAAGTCAAATACGACAACTTTTTTCGGGTTAGTTTTAACTTTCGTTTCTCCTAATTTGTGCTTAATCGTCATCTCTTTTGATTTACTTTCACTCGCTTCTGTCTTCTTCTCAGAAGAAGCGTTATTGCTACATGCTACCGCGACGATAGCAAGTATGAAAGTTAATAGTAGCATCGCTAATTTCTTCACTTCAATCACCTCTATAAATTTTTTAAAATTATTTAAATCGATAGCAAGCTAGTACTATCAAAATAACTTCCTCTTATGAAAAATAAATACAAATATTATTTCCCGCTATTTCTTCAATATGAATATCCATGTCATAAATATCCTTCAAAACAATCGGGTCAATGATTTCATTTGTTGCTCCCTCTTTCATTACTTTTCCATCTTTTAAAGCAACGATATAATCAGAGTAACAAGAAGCAAAGTTAATATCATGGATTACAATTACAACTGTTTTACCCAGTTCTTCAACTAAGCGTCTTAGCACTTTCATAATTTGTACGGAATGCTTCATATCTAAGTTGTTCAATGGCTCATCTAGCAAAATATATTCTGTATTTTGAGCAATAACCATAGCGATATATGCCCTTTGCCGCTGCCCACCACTAAGCTGATCTAAGTACTTATATTGAATATCTTCAAGCTCCATATAGTTAATGGCTTCCTCGATATGATTCCAATCTTCTTCGGACAGATTTCCTTGTGAATACGGAAATCTCCCAAAACTAACTAATTCCCGAATCGTAAGTCTTAAATTGATATGATTCGTTTGCTTTAAAATAGAGACTTTTTTGGCAAGCTCATTACTCTTCCATTCGCCAATTTCTTTATCCTCTATATAGATTTCACCAGCATCTTTTTGTAACAGCCTACTCATCATAGAAAGAACCGTACTTTTTCCAGCTCCATTCGGTCCGATAAAAGATGTGATTTTACCTTTTTCTATTTTAATAGAAACATCTTCAACAACATTGTTATTTCCATATTGCTTTGATATATTTCTTACTTCTACCATGCCTTGCTCTCCTTTAATAGAAGATAGATGAAGTATACTCCACCAACAAAATTCACAATAACG
This sequence is a window from Bacillus pseudomycoides DSM 12442. Protein-coding genes within it:
- a CDS encoding ABC transporter ATP-binding protein, producing the protein MVEVRNISKQYGNNNVVEDVSIKIEKGKITSFIGPNGAGKSTVLSMMSRLLQKDAGEIYIEDKEIGEWKSNELAKKVSILKQTNHINLRLTIRELVSFGRFPYSQGNLSEEDWNHIEEAINYMELEDIQYKYLDQLSGGQRQRAYIAMVIAQNTEYILLDEPLNNLDMKHSVQIMKVLRRLVEELGKTVVIVIHDINFASCYSDYIVALKDGKVMKEGATNEIIDPIVLKDIYDMDIHIEEIAGNNICIYFS
- the thiE gene encoding thiamine phosphate synthase → MREMARINQQQMSKLLQVYFIMGSNNCQKDPLRVMKEALDGGVTLFQFREKGEGALTGKERVHFAKQLQALCKEYNVPFIVNDDVDLAIELDADGIHVGQDDEGITFVREKMGDKIVGVSAHTIEEARFAIANGADYLGVGPIFPTSTKKDTKAVQGTKGLRHFREAGITVPIVGIGGITVKNAASVIEAGADGVSVISAISLADSPYESTSLLTGIFNDKVKL
- a CDS encoding siderophore ABC transporter substrate-binding protein, with protein sequence MKKLAMLLLTFILAIVAVACSNNASSEKKTEASESKSKEMTIKHKLGETKVKTNPKKVVVFDFGSLDTLDKLGVEVTGVPQKNTPEYLSKYKDKKYTNVGGLKEPDFEKINEIAPDLIIISARQADSYKEFSKIAPTIYVEQDTKDYMKSFKDNTEMLAKIFGKEDKAKKEIAAVEKDVKALNEKATKSDKKGLVIKANDGKVSAYGPESRFGIIHDVFGVIPADKEIQASTHGNNVSFEYILEKNPDYLFVIDSGVVTGGKSSAKQVVENELVNKTNAAKNNNVIYLDANYWYLSGGGLESVSEMVKEVSKGLK
- the thiM gene encoding hydroxyethylthiazole kinase, whose protein sequence is MKRMNIKEIAKVVEVVRESNPLVHNITNVVVTNFTANGLLAVGASPVMAYAKEEVAEMASIAGALVLNMGTLRPEEVEAMLIAGKSANTHHVPILFDPVGAGATSYRTEVARHIPSEVKLAMIRGNAAEIANVINEKWEIKGVDVGAGNGDVVGIAKQAADELDTVAVITGKEDVVTNGERTFIIRNGHPILTKVTGTGCLLTSVMGAFAAVEKDYVKAAVAALTFYGVAAEIAAAKTVELGPGSFQIEFLNQLANITVDDIEQYGNIQEVQ